The Neobacillus sp. OS1-2 genome includes a window with the following:
- a CDS encoding NapC/NirT family cytochrome c: MEEEKKTRSAPPKFRYKVIKIATLTLLFLALFSFAGFFGLEATSSSKFCSSCHEMKPQYYTWKASSHSEVDCVNCHIEPGAKNYAKAKGNGFVELYKKQTDTYIAPIKMPNLIPDEACESCHNMKSRDVTPSGDIIIPHNKHKTEGIKCVQCHSGTAHGKVADRKVTYKSDYGKWNEKLGTSLMSNTKFTSPQMDTCMECHEARKVSVECKTCHETTMVPKNHKTDEFKNGGHGKIQPNDLKKCEQCHSYMSTEKYDLFKEDPVYQKFLKGDTTNSTNVTVTQYAKTNTFCKDCHGKKPTSHKIASFTTKHGSLSKDTQKCFTCHDNRIVSDSPVTTVQCASCHPSSHGDTFKEKHPFKLAENQKYDKSCLKCHVEKTCSKCHKSNIDH, encoded by the coding sequence ATGGAAGAGGAAAAAAAAACGCGGTCAGCCCCTCCCAAATTTCGCTATAAGGTAATCAAAATTGCGACCTTAACATTGTTGTTTTTAGCCCTATTCTCCTTTGCTGGATTCTTCGGACTAGAGGCAACCTCAAGCTCCAAGTTTTGCTCATCTTGTCATGAGATGAAGCCCCAATACTATACATGGAAGGCTTCATCTCATAGTGAGGTTGATTGTGTTAACTGCCATATTGAACCAGGAGCAAAAAATTACGCAAAAGCGAAAGGAAACGGCTTCGTAGAATTATATAAAAAACAAACAGACACCTATATTGCTCCAATCAAGATGCCGAATCTCATACCTGATGAAGCCTGTGAAAGCTGTCATAATATGAAAAGTCGTGACGTCACCCCTTCAGGTGATATTATCATCCCGCACAATAAACATAAGACAGAAGGAATTAAGTGTGTCCAATGTCATAGCGGTACAGCACACGGAAAAGTGGCAGACCGTAAAGTGACCTATAAGAGCGACTATGGAAAATGGAATGAAAAACTCGGAACCTCTCTTATGAGTAATACGAAGTTTACAAGTCCGCAAATGGATACTTGTATGGAATGCCATGAAGCAAGAAAGGTATCAGTGGAGTGTAAAACCTGCCACGAAACAACGATGGTTCCTAAAAATCATAAAACAGATGAGTTCAAAAATGGCGGGCATGGGAAGATACAGCCGAATGATCTGAAAAAATGTGAGCAGTGTCATTCCTATATGTCAACCGAGAAATATGATCTATTTAAAGAAGATCCAGTTTATCAAAAATTCCTAAAAGGAGACACTACAAATTCTACTAATGTTACCGTAACTCAATATGCAAAGACAAACACTTTCTGTAAAGACTGTCATGGGAAAAAACCAACTAGTCATAAAATTGCTTCTTTCACGACTAAACATGGAAGCCTATCAAAGGATACTCAAAAGTGTTTCACTTGTCACGATAACCGAATTGTAAGTGATTCACCAGTAACAACTGTCCAATGTGCTTCGTGCCATCCAAGCTCACACGGGGATACATTTAAGGAAAAGCACCCATTCAAATTAGCAGAAAATCAAAAATACGATAAATCATGTTTAAAATGTCATGTTGAAAAGACGTGTTCGAAATGCCATAAGTCAAATATAGATCATTAA
- a CDS encoding tetratricopeptide repeat protein: protein MEAEKAPQEVEERASKKQQKTFKKKTGILLLLLTLIVTVGTGYALGHFYFWNSIDMKRVNEQLDYYKEAVRKDPANLENRIVLGYTYYLKGDHDEAIKQFDNVLEQDKNNYDARYNMGLVYISEERYNEALIEYEKAVKIAPKDYKGYVQMGIAYRGLKEYDRATKSLEEANKLAPTNSDIIYQIGMVAEAEGKYADAITIYKDALQYDPLYKEAIDALDRLKDKDTKTEGE from the coding sequence ATGGAAGCAGAAAAAGCACCTCAGGAAGTAGAGGAAAGGGCAAGCAAGAAACAGCAAAAGACCTTTAAAAAGAAAACCGGGATCCTTTTATTATTACTGACATTAATTGTTACCGTAGGTACAGGATATGCTCTTGGTCACTTTTATTTTTGGAATAGCATTGATATGAAACGAGTCAATGAGCAGCTAGATTACTATAAAGAAGCAGTAAGAAAAGATCCTGCCAATTTAGAAAATCGAATCGTCCTTGGCTATACCTATTATTTAAAAGGTGACCATGATGAAGCGATTAAACAGTTTGATAATGTCCTTGAGCAAGATAAGAATAATTATGATGCCAGGTACAACATGGGTTTAGTTTATATATCTGAAGAACGATATAATGAAGCGCTGATTGAATATGAAAAAGCTGTAAAAATTGCTCCTAAAGACTATAAGGGCTATGTGCAAATGGGAATTGCCTATCGTGGGTTGAAAGAGTACGATAGGGCGACCAAGTCACTTGAAGAAGCCAATAAGCTGGCTCCAACCAATTCCGATATCATTTATCAAATTGGGATGGTAGCAGAAGCAGAAGGAAAATATGCAGATGCGATAACCATTTATAAGGATGCACTCCAATATGATCCATTGTATAAAGAGGCAATCGATGCATTAGATAGATTAAAAGATAAAGACACAAAGACTGAAGGTGAATAA
- a CDS encoding 6-bladed beta-propeller, protein MKRRNVYIGMALIAIATAAVFTFLFLNQTKAVDTGLLKVINPDGAPNYSQALTGDFNKPLSKPMDVTANSSFTYVSDTNNKRVLTFDVGGNLLFSFGEDGTGKGQFKFPYGIATDDKGRVYVADLYNGNISIFDEKGKFIDYFAKKEMDSKKISAPAALRIIDKKVYMTDIKTNKAYVFDLNGKLLLEVGKPGTKDGELNSPNGITADDEGNIYVVDTGNQRVEIFDKVGKFKQIINGSNNGKGESIFVNPRGIGIDSRGIIYVVSNLTHLVYGFDKDGKKVFEYGGMGENNGQFSLPNGLFIDKNDNVYITDTLNIRVQIFK, encoded by the coding sequence ATGAAAAGACGTAATGTGTATATCGGTATGGCACTCATTGCTATAGCTACGGCAGCAGTTTTTACCTTCCTTTTCCTTAATCAAACAAAAGCAGTTGATACGGGATTGTTAAAAGTAATTAATCCAGATGGAGCACCAAACTACAGCCAAGCGCTTACTGGTGACTTTAATAAGCCTCTTAGTAAGCCAATGGATGTAACCGCCAATAGTTCGTTTACGTATGTTTCAGATACGAATAATAAACGTGTTCTTACATTTGATGTTGGAGGCAACCTGTTGTTCTCGTTCGGCGAGGACGGAACCGGCAAAGGGCAATTTAAGTTCCCTTATGGAATTGCAACTGACGATAAGGGAAGAGTATATGTTGCCGATTTATATAATGGCAATATTTCAATTTTCGATGAAAAAGGGAAATTTATTGATTACTTTGCAAAAAAAGAAATGGATAGTAAAAAAATATCAGCACCAGCTGCATTAAGAATTATTGATAAAAAAGTGTATATGACTGATATTAAAACAAATAAAGCTTATGTATTTGATTTAAACGGAAAGTTGCTACTTGAAGTCGGTAAGCCAGGCACGAAAGATGGCGAACTTAACTCACCAAATGGTATTACCGCCGATGATGAAGGTAATATTTATGTCGTCGATACTGGCAACCAGCGTGTAGAGATTTTCGATAAAGTAGGCAAATTTAAACAGATTATCAATGGTTCAAATAACGGCAAGGGGGAATCAATCTTTGTCAACCCTAGGGGAATTGGCATTGATAGCCGTGGCATCATATATGTTGTCAGTAACTTGACACACTTGGTTTATGGTTTTGACAAGGATGGCAAGAAAGTATTTGAATATGGCGGTATGGGGGAAAACAACGGACAATTCTCTTTACCAAACGGCTTATTCATCGACAAAAATGACAATGTTTATATTACGGATACACTAAACATCAGAGTTCAAATTTTCAAATAA
- a CDS encoding cytochrome c3 family protein, with the protein MKKVGLLHKTKLLVIIIFVLCIQLLGSQQLLSVTTVHGEELTGTDPILTITSPISDDFSNETNLTISGTVENFPAGNTITLYDGTKEIGTTSEITENSWSIPVTLTEGIHTITAKAEVEGKPISSNPIVNLIIDATAPTINVKEIKKNADGSTIVKGFVSDNLTKAENINMKLVYVDKNNQQNELEAIIPDSQGNWSITKNFPDKLNKYFLEASDNKEIDPKKFNQISIPIQRPYITSIKLSAFNYRHKIVEDGLSKDRDETVEVDILANEDMTRVVLNPTISIEFSDMPENISFPIYLFDNKGFVESAVPVKLNNHLQLTFKDPLKPGSTYYLMFNPSLISDKYKEHPGLFKDDVNNDFFPMIKKFTTVSSTVKDTPIDEFTAEYKNQPHGYYSNNTNTCANCHSTHVGDTSSLEKKELADNYCMSCHDGTVTAPLSTPMPDKINLGIKSKHETALVDNHKTKSGSCTSCHNPHLTWSPENPNLLTDHIIYTKTDKSKIDSLNTSCETCHQGDIVSVPKDYHTNSTVEVLSYKKINVLGSLSGNYSLCLRCHNADKNVDITKYYNDGESGHSLTALDGSGLNGPMPCAECHDTHGSENIKMLKGTLGHEGSRPFKAGNTDKNSFEVLNDSKEREFCQACHNGETAIYGVTGNKYDETIIEHKDNPDMACSYCHGRGDSEMERALSAAHGPKNGLVPTPK; encoded by the coding sequence ATGAAAAAGGTGGGACTCCTGCATAAAACGAAGTTACTAGTAATAATCATTTTTGTTTTATGTATTCAATTGTTGGGATCCCAACAATTATTGTCTGTAACAACCGTCCATGGCGAGGAATTAACTGGTACGGATCCGATTCTTACCATCACTTCTCCGATTTCGGATGATTTTTCAAATGAAACTAATTTAACTATATCCGGTACGGTTGAAAACTTTCCAGCTGGAAACACTATTACTCTTTATGATGGTACAAAGGAAATTGGAACAACTAGCGAAATAACAGAAAATAGCTGGTCAATTCCGGTTACATTGACTGAGGGTATTCATACTATTACTGCTAAAGCAGAAGTTGAAGGAAAGCCAATTAGTTCAAATCCTATTGTAAATCTGATAATTGATGCCACAGCCCCGACGATTAATGTAAAGGAAATTAAGAAAAATGCTGATGGCAGCACAATAGTTAAAGGTTTTGTTTCTGACAATTTAACTAAAGCTGAAAATATTAATATGAAATTAGTATATGTAGACAAGAATAACCAACAAAATGAGCTCGAAGCAATTATTCCTGATTCTCAAGGAAACTGGTCAATTACCAAAAATTTTCCGGACAAATTAAATAAATACTTTTTAGAGGCCTCAGATAACAAAGAAATAGATCCTAAAAAATTTAATCAAATATCCATTCCAATTCAACGTCCATATATAACCTCTATTAAGCTGAGTGCGTTTAATTACCGTCATAAAATAGTCGAAGATGGTTTAAGTAAAGACCGCGATGAAACGGTGGAAGTTGATATTTTAGCTAATGAAGATATGACCAGGGTAGTCTTAAATCCAACCATATCAATTGAATTTAGTGATATGCCGGAAAATATTTCTTTCCCGATCTACCTGTTTGATAATAAGGGCTTTGTAGAAAGTGCTGTACCTGTGAAATTAAATAATCATTTACAGCTAACCTTTAAAGACCCTTTAAAGCCTGGTTCAACATATTATCTAATGTTTAACCCAAGCCTGATTTCTGACAAGTACAAAGAACATCCTGGACTCTTTAAGGATGATGTGAATAATGACTTTTTTCCAATGATAAAAAAGTTCACAACGGTTAGCAGCACTGTTAAGGACACACCTATTGATGAATTTACTGCGGAGTATAAGAATCAACCACATGGGTACTATAGCAACAATACAAATACTTGTGCGAATTGCCATAGCACTCACGTGGGAGATACTTCAAGTCTGGAAAAGAAGGAATTAGCGGATAATTATTGTATGTCATGTCATGACGGGACAGTTACAGCTCCATTATCTACCCCAATGCCGGATAAAATAAATTTAGGGATTAAATCGAAGCATGAAACAGCATTGGTCGATAATCATAAAACTAAATCTGGTTCGTGTACTTCCTGTCACAATCCGCATTTAACTTGGAGCCCGGAGAATCCTAATTTACTAACAGATCACATTATTTATACTAAAACAGATAAATCTAAAATTGATAGTTTAAATACATCGTGTGAAACCTGCCACCAAGGTGATATAGTTTCGGTTCCTAAGGATTATCATACTAACTCAACAGTAGAGGTCCTTTCTTATAAAAAAATAAACGTCCTAGGAAGTCTGTCTGGTAATTACTCCTTGTGTTTACGTTGTCATAATGCTGATAAAAATGTTGATATTACAAAATATTATAATGATGGTGAATCGGGACATTCGCTAACTGCGTTAGATGGAAGTGGTCTAAATGGTCCAATGCCATGTGCTGAGTGTCACGATACACATGGATCGGAAAATATAAAAATGCTAAAAGGAACGTTGGGTCACGAAGGTAGCCGTCCTTTCAAAGCGGGAAATACAGATAAAAATAGCTTTGAAGTATTAAATGATTCAAAGGAGCGGGAATTCTGCCAAGCCTGTCATAATGGTGAAACAGCTATTTATGGGGTAACAGGAAATAAATACGATGAAACGATAATAGAACATAAGGATAATCCTGACATGGCTTGCTCCTACTGTCATGGTAGAGGTGATTCAGAGATGGAAAGAGCATTAAGTGCTGCTCATGGTCCCAAAAATGGATTAGTACCCACACCAAAATAA
- a CDS encoding SEC-C metal-binding domain-containing protein: MEHINRNDRCPCGSGKKYKKCCGVNEAVSITQIIENEIDELQKQLLHFAYYHYGHEIQEDFEILESVMDIENDQEREFYELIHAIWFSLFEGLEDGRTIIEQFIAVEGGKIKRPKLKHILQTWTHARTIAGKVLCVENNKMKIEDGFTLEQMETIVTNLPITIGEGDFFIGILLPYEQNYVFFPSPFDLPDLKPEQTFSYIKERSLNSDYDSPQEYLTDFFMEVLSELPMIGGLLEVDELDWPAPIYKQVADQFKEKLEMVLPPPIIDTGIILWLNFCQKKQKRIQNPNIYVAALHYLLTMIAPIEEMVTQKEFAKEYGVSAGSISSVVSELESELAEEIAELVGLVYGDEQTFDKPPMEKAPVIQFPTSRSSLKEGNSDGAGAFVQPLTSGNPVHKKTVRKASRRDEERARNLIYDAYQTDGKQRYKLAEEALQLNPNCVDAYVILAEKTKSLEEAILLYEKGILAGERELGTAFFKENKGYFWGLLETRPFMRAKLHYAEALSLLGKRNEAIKQYEELLELNPMDNQGVRYSLFVAYIDSGDFKKAGNLLQQYEEPSAQGLYNKLLLELHENGFTKEAEMFLKAAKKENKHVIGYLTGKKRLPAYPPEFYGFGDENEAIVYADMHLQLWGKIDGLREWLKGK; the protein is encoded by the coding sequence ATGGAGCATATAAACCGGAATGATCGCTGTCCGTGTGGAAGTGGAAAAAAGTATAAAAAGTGCTGCGGAGTGAATGAAGCAGTATCGATCACCCAGATTATTGAAAACGAAATCGATGAACTGCAAAAGCAGCTTCTTCATTTTGCCTATTACCACTATGGCCATGAAATCCAAGAGGATTTTGAAATTCTTGAATCGGTGATGGACATCGAAAATGATCAAGAACGAGAATTTTATGAGCTGATTCACGCCATTTGGTTTTCCCTTTTTGAAGGGTTAGAGGATGGAAGGACCATCATTGAACAATTTATCGCAGTTGAGGGCGGAAAAATTAAGCGGCCGAAACTGAAACACATTTTACAAACATGGACGCACGCCAGAACGATTGCCGGAAAGGTGCTTTGCGTTGAAAACAACAAGATGAAGATTGAAGATGGCTTTACATTGGAACAAATGGAGACCATCGTTACCAATCTGCCCATCACGATTGGGGAAGGGGATTTCTTTATTGGCATTCTGCTCCCTTACGAGCAAAATTACGTCTTTTTCCCATCACCATTTGATTTACCGGATCTTAAGCCTGAGCAGACCTTTTCCTATATTAAAGAAAGAAGTCTTAACAGCGATTACGATTCCCCACAGGAGTATTTGACAGATTTTTTCATGGAGGTCTTAAGTGAGCTCCCGATGATTGGCGGCCTGCTGGAAGTGGATGAATTGGATTGGCCTGCCCCTATTTACAAACAGGTCGCAGACCAATTCAAGGAGAAGCTGGAAATGGTTCTACCGCCTCCAATCATCGACACAGGGATTATTCTTTGGCTTAACTTTTGTCAAAAAAAGCAAAAACGGATCCAAAACCCGAATATTTATGTCGCGGCCCTGCATTATTTACTAACCATGATTGCACCAATAGAAGAAATGGTTACACAAAAGGAATTTGCGAAGGAATACGGCGTTTCTGCCGGGAGTATTTCCTCCGTTGTTTCAGAGCTGGAATCCGAATTAGCGGAGGAAATTGCTGAACTAGTGGGTCTTGTGTATGGCGATGAACAGACTTTCGACAAACCACCAATGGAAAAAGCACCCGTCATTCAGTTCCCTACGAGCCGGAGTTCACTAAAAGAAGGAAATTCTGATGGAGCAGGGGCATTTGTCCAGCCATTAACCAGTGGAAATCCTGTCCATAAAAAGACGGTGCGAAAGGCTTCCAGACGGGACGAGGAACGGGCACGAAACCTAATCTATGATGCCTATCAAACCGATGGGAAGCAGCGGTATAAATTAGCGGAGGAAGCCTTACAGCTTAACCCCAATTGTGTCGATGCCTATGTCATTCTCGCTGAAAAAACAAAAAGCCTGGAAGAAGCCATTTTACTGTATGAAAAGGGAATTCTCGCCGGTGAAAGAGAACTCGGTACAGCCTTTTTCAAGGAAAACAAGGGCTATTTCTGGGGCTTACTCGAAACAAGACCATTCATGCGGGCAAAACTGCATTACGCCGAGGCCCTTTCCCTTTTAGGAAAAAGGAATGAAGCGATAAAACAATACGAAGAACTCCTCGAGTTAAATCCCATGGATAATCAAGGGGTGCGCTATTCGTTGTTTGTAGCATATATAGATTCGGGTGATTTCAAAAAGGCTGGCAATCTGCTACAACAATACGAAGAGCCTTCGGCGCAAGGCTTATATAACAAACTTTTACTCGAACTGCATGAAAACGGCTTTACGAAAGAGGCCGAAATGTTTTTAAAGGCAGCAAAAAAAGAAAACAAACACGTGATTGGCTATTTAACCGGTAAAAAACGGCTTCCCGCCTATCCACCTGAGTTTTATGGATTTGGCGATGAAAACGAAGCGATTGTTTATGCGGATATGCATTTGCAGTTGTGGGGGAAGATTGACGGGTTAAGGGAATGGTTGAAGGGGAAATAA
- the prfB gene encoding peptide chain release factor 2 (programmed frameshift), which translates to MELAEIRNELEKTAKTLADFRGSLDLENKEARIAELDDSMLQPDFWNDQEKAQLVISEANGLKDQVNEFTELSDSYENLEVTYELVKEENDEELRAELEEELQQLTERLSQFELQLLLSEEYDKNNAILELHPGAGGTESQDWGSMLLRMYTRWAEKKGFKVETLDYLPGDEAGIKSVTLAIKGHNAYGYLKAEKGVHRLVRISPFDSSGRRHTSFVSCEVMPELNDDIQIEIRSEDLKIDTYRATGAGGQHINTTDSAIRITHLPTNVVVTCQAERSQIKNREAALKMLKAKLYQLEIERKEQELLEIRGEQKEIGWGSQIRSYVFHPYSMVKDHRTSTESGNVQAVMDGDLDQFINAYLRSRIS; encoded by the exons ATGGAATTAGCAGAAATTCGTAACGAACTTGAAAAAACAGCTAAGACACTAGCGGACTTTAGGGGGTCTCTT GACCTTGAAAATAAGGAAGCCCGCATTGCTGAACTAGATGATTCGATGCTTCAGCCTGATTTTTGGAACGATCAAGAGAAAGCACAGCTGGTTATTAGTGAGGCAAATGGCTTAAAGGATCAGGTAAATGAGTTTACTGAATTAAGTGACTCGTATGAAAACCTGGAAGTAACCTATGAGCTTGTGAAGGAAGAAAATGATGAAGAACTTCGAGCGGAGCTGGAGGAAGAACTTCAGCAGTTAACAGAACGCCTAAGTCAATTTGAACTGCAGCTGCTCTTAAGTGAGGAGTATGATAAAAATAATGCGATTTTAGAGCTTCATCCCGGTGCCGGCGGAACGGAATCTCAAGACTGGGGCTCGATGCTGCTGCGGATGTATACCCGCTGGGCGGAGAAAAAAGGCTTTAAGGTAGAGACGCTTGATTACCTTCCAGGTGATGAAGCGGGGATTAAAAGTGTGACGCTTGCCATTAAAGGGCACAATGCGTACGGTTATTTAAAGGCGGAAAAAGGGGTTCACCGCTTGGTAAGGATTTCGCCGTTTGATTCTTCAGGCCGCCGTCATACATCGTTTGTTTCTTGTGAAGTGATGCCTGAACTTAATGACGATATTCAAATAGAAATTCGGTCAGAGGATTTAAAAATTGATACCTATCGTGCCACTGGTGCTGGCGGACAACATATTAACACCACCGATTCGGCCATTCGGATTACCCACTTGCCAACGAATGTGGTTGTCACATGCCAAGCAGAACGTTCGCAAATTAAAAACCGCGAGGCAGCGTTGAAAATGTTAAAAGCCAAACTGTATCAACTTGAAATTGAGCGTAAAGAACAAGAATTACTTGAAATCCGCGGCGAGCAAAAGGAAATTGGCTGGGGCAGTCAGATTCGTTCCTACGTCTTCCATCCCTATTCAATGGTAAAGGATCACCGGACATCTACGGAAAGCGGAAATGTTCAGGCAGTGATGGACGGGGATTTAGATCAGTTTATTAATGCCTATTTGCGTTCAAGAATTTCATAA
- a CDS encoding cytochrome c3 family protein — translation MRKFSFSLLFAIMLLGMFAAAASAATTMNPGQKGTSITNANETGKGVDDATDGSEHDNVVKALSGQNVHTSYQNNTNSCASCHQTHTAKGDSLLFADDVYNTCTACHDGTLGFANVFASGETAKMTGAGTFGGTHGASQHQANDSMKISAAPGGNHTEGSKTSGTGWGENFNCASCHAPHGSYSDRLLAYNPNGIASMPASQGGMQLENVTVYDQTAGQTIAEALAGKTDAVVLLRSTDANSVVTVAQYNKGTSGYTKSEAPWLYGYDNRTDGKSYWSRLMENDTTVAAYGSTSGVYFDYEHAQAYSTSPAGATALGKATKGFLARPVVVKMEKNGHEINQAAYFSGSTVAKMGVSEQKLKDLGYKVSADGKVTDIGVAMSKFCAACHTDYLTASGTKSTHFEAENAAYRHSTNSDSYTCVRCHYGHGTDAYIMKDSLGNTIKSLVDSGAKTDSEALNYMQDNNASSALKKFTNMSVCWACHNSSHAESIKNTERSADHPNGMPSGY, via the coding sequence ATGAGAAAGTTTAGCTTTAGCTTACTTTTTGCAATTATGCTATTAGGCATGTTTGCAGCTGCTGCATCTGCGGCAACAACAATGAACCCTGGTCAAAAAGGAACATCTATTACCAACGCAAACGAAACTGGTAAAGGTGTTGACGATGCAACAGACGGTTCTGAACATGATAATGTTGTTAAAGCTTTATCTGGTCAAAACGTTCACACTTCTTATCAAAACAACACTAACTCTTGTGCAAGCTGTCACCAAACACACACTGCAAAAGGCGATTCATTGTTATTTGCAGATGATGTATATAACACTTGTACTGCTTGTCATGATGGTACATTAGGATTTGCTAACGTATTTGCTAGCGGCGAAACTGCTAAAATGACTGGTGCTGGTACTTTTGGTGGGACGCACGGCGCATCTCAGCACCAAGCTAACGATTCAATGAAAATCAGTGCTGCACCAGGTGGAAATCATACTGAAGGTTCTAAAACTAGTGGAACTGGTTGGGGAGAAAACTTCAACTGTGCTAGCTGTCACGCACCACACGGATCTTACTCTGACCGTCTACTTGCGTACAATCCAAACGGAATTGCTTCAATGCCAGCTTCTCAAGGTGGTATGCAATTAGAGAACGTTACTGTTTACGACCAAACTGCAGGACAAACAATAGCTGAAGCATTAGCAGGAAAAACTGATGCTGTAGTATTACTTCGTTCTACAGATGCAAACAGTGTAGTAACTGTTGCTCAATACAACAAAGGTACTTCTGGATATACTAAGTCTGAAGCTCCCTGGTTATATGGTTATGACAACCGTACAGACGGCAAATCTTACTGGTCTCGTTTGATGGAAAATGATACAACTGTTGCTGCTTACGGTTCAACTTCTGGTGTATATTTCGATTACGAACATGCACAAGCATACTCAACTTCTCCAGCTGGTGCAACTGCATTAGGTAAAGCAACAAAAGGTTTCTTAGCTCGTCCTGTAGTTGTTAAAATGGAAAAGAACGGACATGAGATCAATCAGGCTGCGTACTTCAGCGGATCAACTGTAGCTAAAATGGGGGTATCTGAACAGAAATTAAAAGACCTTGGCTATAAAGTTTCAGCTGACGGTAAAGTAACAGATATCGGTGTTGCAATGTCTAAATTCTGTGCGGCTTGCCATACAGATTACCTAACTGCTTCTGGAACTAAATCAACTCACTTTGAAGCTGAAAATGCAGCATACCGTCACAGCACAAACAGCGACTCTTATACTTGCGTACGTTGTCACTATGGTCACGGTACTGATGCTTACATCATGAAAGATTCTCTTGGAAATACAATTAAGAGCTTAGTAGATTCTGGTGCTAAAACTGATTCAGAAGCTTTAAATTACATGCAAGACAACAACGCTTCTTCTGCTCTTAAGAAATTCACTAACATGTCAGTATGTTGGGCATGTCACAACAGCTCTCATGCTGAATCAATTAAGAATACTGAGCGTTCTGCAGACCATCCAAATGGAATGCCTTCTGGCTATTAA
- a CDS encoding YitT family protein, with amino-acid sequence MNILSKLTQSYPKTRVAVDYLFILIGSAIIALSFNVFLLPNQIASGGVSGISTILKTVLGWEPAYVQWAFNIPLFIAGVIFLGKQFGVKTLVGTIFLPFVVFLTNTLEPWTHDALLGALFGGIGVGLGLGIVFRGKASTGGTDLAAQIINKYTGFTLGRCVVMIDGLIVLTAAIVFDIEKGLYALIALYVTSKTIDLVQVGFGRSKMAMIITNKQEEVRTGILNKIDRGVTKLSAYGGFTDHERPVLMCVVDQTEFTKLKQLVKTLDPTAFVIVMDAAEVLGEGFKHA; translated from the coding sequence ATGAATATCTTGAGCAAGCTGACACAAAGCTATCCAAAAACGAGGGTGGCCGTGGATTACCTTTTTATTTTGATTGGTTCTGCCATTATCGCCCTTTCATTTAATGTCTTTTTACTCCCTAACCAAATAGCTTCCGGAGGCGTAAGTGGGATTAGTACCATTCTAAAAACGGTTCTAGGGTGGGAACCGGCATATGTTCAATGGGCGTTTAATATTCCATTATTTATTGCCGGCGTCATTTTCTTAGGAAAACAATTTGGAGTCAAAACGCTTGTGGGCACCATTTTTCTACCTTTTGTCGTATTTCTAACAAATACTTTGGAGCCATGGACACATGACGCCTTGCTAGGTGCCTTGTTCGGCGGAATTGGTGTGGGACTTGGCCTCGGCATTGTTTTTCGAGGAAAAGCATCTACGGGTGGTACAGACCTTGCGGCGCAAATCATAAATAAATACACGGGCTTTACCCTTGGTCGATGTGTAGTCATGATAGACGGGTTAATTGTCCTGACAGCTGCCATTGTTTTCGATATTGAGAAGGGTTTGTATGCGTTAATCGCCCTTTACGTAACAAGTAAAACGATAGATTTAGTCCAAGTTGGTTTTGGCAGATCAAAAATGGCCATGATCATTACCAATAAACAAGAAGAAGTTCGCACAGGAATTTTGAATAAAATTGACCGTGGTGTGACAAAACTATCTGCATATGGTGGTTTTACAGACCATGAACGACCAGTTCTGATGTGTGTGGTTGACCAAACGGAGTTCACAAAATTGAAACAATTGGTCAAAACCCTTGATCCAACTGCGTTTGTCATTGTAATGGATGCGGCAGAGGTACTTGGTGAGGGTTTCAAACACGCATAG